In one Parabacteroides sp. FAFU027 genomic region, the following are encoded:
- the rpsR gene encoding 30S ribosomal protein S18, with amino-acid sequence MAQANSEIRYLTPPSVDVNRKKYCRFKKSGIRYIDYKDPEFLKKFLNEQGKILPRRITGTSLKFQRRIAQAVKRARHLALLPYVTDMMK; translated from the coding sequence ATGGCACAAGCAAATTCTGAAATCAGATATTTAACTCCCCCTTCTGTTGACGTAAACAGAAAAAAATATTGCCGTTTCAAAAAAAGCGGTATTCGTTACATCGACTACAAAGATCCTGAGTTCTTGAAAAAATTCCTGAACGAGCAGGGTAAAATTTTACCACGTCGTATCACCGGTACTTCACTGAAATTCCAAAGAAGAATTGCTCAGGCTGTAAAAAGAGCTCGTCACCTGGCGTTGCTTCCGTATGTTACTGATATGATGAAATAA
- a CDS encoding RelA/SpoT family protein produces MSSQEYISADEAREFIINYRRLLKALEGTVTSPEIDLIKTTIKEAINQGLYQRNAYGIHPLIRLIVTANILNEEIGLKKTSIISWFLYEAVVNGIYQLNDLQTNFGADSSTIIRGLSKINELYAKNPSIESENFSKLFITFSEDVRVVLIMLADRLFLLRSINHHPNDDFRRQVAYEASYLYAPLAHRLGLYRVKSEMEDLSLKYTNREIYTEIAKKLSETKRSRDTYIYNFIEPVKTKLEAAGLKFSIKGRTKSIHSIWNKIRKQEIAFEKIYDLFAIRIIIDTPYEKEKSDCWHAYSIVTDMYQPNPKRLRDWLSIPKSNGYESLHITVMGPEGKWVEVQIRTERMDEIAEKGLAAHWKYKGVKGESGLDEWLNNVREVLEASDASPLDVMQELKPDLYDKEIFVFTPKGDLHKLPKGATILDFAFLIHTKLGSKCVGAKVNGKNVTIKHKLASGDQVEILTAATQVPKQDWLNIVTTSKARIKIKHTLKEMASKEAEYGKELLQRRFKNRKIEIDESILMKLIKKNGFKQATDFFADLATEKLDINKILEQYLSLEVKEKEPSSEGRTATGFVAPAPTPEHTHKKDDELVIDQNLRGVEYKLAKCCNPIYGDEIFGFISTLGGIKIHRTSCANAPQMISRFGYRIVKAKWTGKSDSQYAITLHVLGNDDIGIVTNITSVISKEKNVILRSISIDSHDGLFSGNITISIGDTGQLEALIKKIRTIKGVKKVERGSQI; encoded by the coding sequence ATGAGTAGTCAGGAATATATCAGTGCAGATGAAGCCAGGGAATTTATTATCAACTACAGGCGATTATTGAAAGCTCTGGAAGGGACAGTTACTTCTCCGGAAATTGATTTAATCAAAACAACAATAAAAGAGGCAATTAATCAGGGATTATACCAGCGTAACGCATACGGTATCCATCCACTGATACGGTTAATTGTGACCGCTAATATACTCAATGAAGAGATTGGGTTGAAGAAAACTTCTATTATCTCCTGGTTCCTCTATGAAGCAGTCGTCAACGGTATATACCAGTTAAATGATTTACAGACGAATTTTGGAGCCGATTCAAGCACTATCATTCGCGGATTATCCAAAATCAACGAACTGTATGCGAAGAATCCCTCGATAGAATCAGAAAATTTCAGCAAACTCTTTATCACCTTCTCTGAAGATGTTCGGGTAGTATTAATCATGCTTGCCGACCGTCTGTTTCTGCTTCGCTCAATCAACCATCATCCCAATGATGATTTCAGGCGTCAGGTAGCGTATGAGGCTTCATACCTCTATGCGCCATTAGCACACCGGCTCGGTCTTTACCGCGTTAAGTCGGAGATGGAAGACCTTTCGCTAAAATATACCAACCGGGAGATTTACACCGAAATTGCAAAGAAGCTGAGTGAAACCAAACGTTCACGTGACACTTATATCTACAATTTCATCGAACCGGTTAAAACCAAACTGGAAGCAGCCGGATTAAAGTTTTCGATAAAGGGACGGACAAAATCGATTCACTCAATCTGGAATAAAATCCGGAAACAGGAAATCGCATTTGAAAAAATATATGACCTTTTCGCCATCCGTATTATCATAGACACTCCTTACGAAAAGGAAAAATCAGATTGCTGGCACGCCTACTCTATCGTTACCGATATGTACCAGCCTAATCCTAAGCGTTTGCGCGACTGGCTCTCCATACCTAAAAGTAATGGTTACGAATCATTACACATCACCGTGATGGGCCCGGAAGGAAAGTGGGTTGAAGTCCAGATCCGTACAGAACGTATGGATGAGATAGCCGAAAAGGGTCTGGCCGCCCACTGGAAATACAAAGGAGTAAAAGGAGAAAGCGGGCTCGATGAATGGCTGAATAACGTACGTGAAGTATTGGAAGCCTCTGATGCCAGCCCGCTCGATGTAATGCAAGAACTAAAACCGGACCTTTACGATAAAGAGATCTTCGTCTTTACCCCTAAAGGCGACCTGCATAAGTTACCGAAAGGTGCTACTATTCTCGATTTTGCTTTCCTGATCCACACGAAACTGGGAAGTAAATGCGTTGGTGCCAAAGTCAATGGTAAGAATGTGACCATCAAGCACAAACTAGCTAGTGGTGATCAGGTGGAAATCCTGACAGCAGCCACACAAGTCCCCAAACAGGACTGGCTCAATATTGTCACAACCTCCAAAGCGCGTATCAAGATCAAACATACGCTCAAGGAAATGGCCTCTAAAGAGGCAGAATACGGCAAAGAGCTTTTGCAACGTCGATTTAAAAACCGCAAAATTGAGATTGATGAGTCAATCCTGATGAAACTGATCAAGAAAAACGGCTTCAAACAGGCAACTGACTTTTTTGCAGATTTAGCTACTGAAAAACTGGACATCAACAAGATACTAGAACAGTACCTGAGCCTCGAGGTGAAAGAGAAAGAACCATCGTCAGAAGGTCGTACTGCTACTGGATTCGTAGCACCGGCTCCAACACCTGAACACACTCATAAAAAGGACGATGAACTTGTTATCGATCAAAATCTGAGAGGAGTTGAATACAAACTGGCTAAATGCTGTAACCCTATATATGGGGACGAAATCTTTGGGTTTATCTCGACACTAGGAGGTATTAAAATCCACCGTACTTCTTGCGCCAATGCTCCGCAGATGATCTCCAGGTTTGGATATCGCATTGTAAAAGCTAAATGGACCGGTAAATCCGATTCTCAATATGCAATCACCTTGCATGTCCTCGGAAATGACGATATCGGCATTGTCACCAACATAACCTCTGTTATTTCAAAAGAGAAAAATGTCATTCTACGCTCAATTTCCATTGATTCTCACGATGGTCTTTTCAGCGGAAATATTACAATATCCATTGGTGACACAGGTCAACTTGAGGCACTAATTAAAAAAATACGCACCATAAAAGGTGTAAAGAAAGTTGAGCGCGGAAGCCAGATATAA
- a CDS encoding ABC-F family ATP-binding cassette domain-containing protein, giving the protein MITVSNLAIQFGKKPLFQDVDLKFTSGNCYGVIGANGAGKSTFLKLISGELDATRGTISMGPGERLSVLKQNHYEFDECTVLDTVLMGYKELWDNMKQKEELYSKADFTEEDGNLAAKLEDEFGHMGGWTAESDAANLLSGLGIKEDMHYQLMKDLSGKEKVRVLLAQALFGNPDNLLLDEPTNDLDLETVLWLENYLANFENTVIVVSHDRHFLDNVCTDIVDIDFGKIRAFSGNYTFWYESSQLAARQQANANKKAEEKRKELQEFIQRFSANVAKSKQTTSRKKMLDKLKIDEIEPSTRRYPGIIFQQERPCGDRVLTVEGLSYEVDGEVLFKNVEFNIEKGDKVVFLGKNNRATTTFFKIINGELEPTAGKFEWGVTITPAYLPMDNTEFFQKEENLVEWLSKSSSDTSESFLRGYLGRMLFSGDDLLKNAQVLSGGEKMRCMISRMMLQNPNLLILDHPTNHLDMESIQAFNNNMIAYPGQILMASHDHEFIESVCSRVIDLTPDGAIDKYMDFEEYLTDEKIHELRMSKYNS; this is encoded by the coding sequence ATGATTACTGTTTCAAATTTAGCTATTCAGTTCGGCAAGAAGCCTCTTTTTCAGGATGTTGACCTGAAGTTTACCTCAGGCAACTGTTATGGGGTGATCGGCGCAAACGGTGCTGGAAAATCAACATTCCTAAAACTGATTTCCGGTGAACTGGATGCTACAAGAGGTACAATTTCAATGGGACCAGGCGAACGCCTTTCGGTACTCAAACAGAACCACTACGAATTTGACGAATGTACGGTACTTGATACTGTGCTGATGGGTTACAAAGAGTTGTGGGATAATATGAAGCAGAAAGAGGAATTATACTCAAAAGCTGATTTCACCGAAGAAGACGGAAACCTGGCTGCAAAACTGGAAGATGAATTTGGTCACATGGGGGGCTGGACAGCTGAGAGCGATGCTGCTAACCTGTTGAGCGGTCTGGGGATTAAAGAAGATATGCACTACCAGCTGATGAAAGACCTCAGTGGTAAAGAAAAGGTACGTGTGCTTTTGGCTCAGGCTCTTTTCGGAAATCCGGACAACCTGTTGCTCGATGAGCCTACCAATGACCTTGACCTTGAGACTGTACTTTGGTTGGAAAACTATCTGGCTAACTTCGAAAATACGGTGATTGTGGTTTCTCACGACCGTCACTTCCTTGATAATGTATGTACCGATATCGTGGATATCGACTTTGGTAAAATCCGTGCATTCTCGGGTAACTATACTTTCTGGTACGAATCAAGCCAGTTGGCAGCTCGTCAACAGGCAAATGCCAACAAGAAAGCCGAAGAAAAACGCAAAGAGCTTCAGGAATTCATCCAGCGATTCAGTGCTAACGTGGCGAAGTCAAAACAAACGACCAGTCGCAAGAAAATGTTGGACAAACTCAAGATCGACGAGATTGAACCGTCGACCCGTCGTTATCCGGGGATTATCTTCCAGCAGGAACGTCCTTGCGGTGACCGTGTACTGACAGTAGAAGGTCTTTCATATGAAGTAGATGGTGAAGTCCTGTTCAAAAATGTAGAGTTCAATATTGAAAAAGGAGATAAAGTAGTATTCCTGGGTAAAAATAACCGTGCAACTACGACTTTCTTTAAAATTATCAATGGAGAATTAGAGCCGACAGCAGGTAAATTTGAATGGGGTGTAACGATTACTCCTGCTTATCTGCCAATGGATAACACCGAATTTTTCCAGAAAGAGGAAAACCTGGTAGAGTGGTTGAGCAAATCCTCAAGCGATACCAGTGAGTCGTTCCTTCGTGGTTATCTGGGGCGTATGCTGTTCTCTGGTGATGATCTGTTGAAAAATGCTCAAGTGCTTTCAGGAGGGGAGAAAATGCGTTGTATGATTTCGCGCATGATGCTTCAGAATCCGAACCTATTGATTCTTGACCACCCGACGAACCACTTGGATATGGAATCTATCCAGGCATTCAACAACAATATGATTGCTTATCCGGGACAAATCCTAATGGCTTCTCATGACCATGAGTTTATCGAGTCTGTGTGTTCCCGTGTGATTGACCTGACACCTGATGGTGCTATTGATAAATATATGGATTTTGAAGAGTACCTGACAGATGAGAAGATTCACGAGCTTCGTATGTCGAAATACAATTCATAA
- a CDS encoding DUF4337 domain-containing protein has translation MAEEKKEKWLNYLALSTVLIAVCATLSTFKGGGYGSKALMNQTNAANQWSYYQSKSIKSYIFENQKDNLELQRDLLAGSPNSKAISTEYQKKIDTYNEKLKQYDADKADIKAKAEAFEKERDNCQLHSSAFGIAVIFLQIAILLSSVAALIKKKILWILSIGVGVAGVLYFFNGFFLFM, from the coding sequence ATGGCAGAAGAAAAGAAAGAGAAATGGCTTAATTATTTGGCGTTGTCCACGGTGTTGATTGCTGTATGTGCCACCTTGTCCACATTTAAAGGTGGAGGGTATGGGAGTAAGGCGTTGATGAACCAAACCAATGCGGCTAACCAATGGTCTTATTATCAGTCAAAAAGTATCAAAAGTTACATTTTTGAAAATCAGAAAGATAATCTGGAATTGCAGCGCGACTTATTGGCTGGTTCGCCAAATTCAAAAGCTATCTCAACTGAATATCAGAAGAAAATAGATACTTATAACGAGAAATTGAAACAGTATGATGCCGATAAAGCGGATATCAAGGCAAAGGCAGAAGCATTCGAAAAAGAGCGCGATAACTGCCAATTACATTCTTCGGCGTTTGGTATAGCTGTTATTTTCTTGCAGATTGCTATTTTGCTTTCTTCGGTAGCAGCGTTGATCAAAAAGAAAATTCTCTGGATTCTGAGTATTGGGGTAGGGGTGGCCGGTGTGCTTTATTTCTTCAATGGGTTCTTTCTCTTTATGTAA
- a CDS encoding ammonium transporter, which produces MSEKSIWKYRLPFLILIVVALASLIPVEYANTIDPKHPIDHADTAWILIASALVLLMTPGLAFFYGGMVRYKNLVSTLLQSFFALGLVSVLWVVVGFSLAFGDSFHGLIGNPFTFAFFRNVGIAPNPAFAATIPFALFAMFQLKFAIITPALFTGGVAERVRFSSLMLFVCLFSILIYAPLAHWTWHPDGFLRKWGVLDFAGGTVVHISAGFAALSGAIFLGRRKGKIMHNQPTNIPYIMLGTGLLWFGWFGFNAGSALAADGLATSAFVNTNLASATAMLTWILADGALGHKRSAVGAAVGAVVGLVAITPAAGFVTVGQSIFIGFIASMVSYVAVKLKSKTNIDDTLDVFPCHGIGGIVGMILTGVFAKGVGLIYGDSTVFVHHLLALVIVSIFTFGGSYLLYLITDKILPMRVTEEQEEKGLDLTQHGEEATDMRSY; this is translated from the coding sequence ATGAGTGAAAAATCTATCTGGAAGTATAGGCTTCCGTTCTTGATTCTGATTGTTGTCGCATTGGCGTCTTTAATTCCTGTCGAATATGCCAACACTATTGATCCAAAGCATCCGATTGATCATGCTGATACTGCCTGGATTCTGATTGCGTCAGCTTTGGTATTACTGATGACTCCCGGTCTGGCATTCTTCTATGGAGGTATGGTCCGTTATAAAAACCTTGTTTCCACACTATTACAAAGCTTTTTTGCTCTCGGGCTTGTGAGTGTATTGTGGGTGGTGGTAGGTTTTAGCCTTGCTTTTGGTGATAGCTTTCACGGTTTGATTGGTAATCCGTTTACATTTGCCTTCTTCAGGAATGTTGGGATTGCTCCAAATCCGGCTTTTGCTGCGACTATTCCTTTCGCTTTGTTTGCAATGTTTCAGCTTAAATTTGCAATTATCACTCCGGCGCTCTTTACCGGAGGTGTGGCTGAACGCGTTCGCTTTTCATCGCTTATGCTCTTTGTTTGTCTATTCTCTATATTGATTTATGCACCATTGGCTCATTGGACGTGGCATCCTGATGGTTTTTTGCGTAAATGGGGTGTACTTGACTTTGCCGGCGGTACTGTTGTGCATATCTCTGCCGGATTTGCTGCATTGAGTGGCGCGATTTTTTTAGGTAGAAGAAAAGGTAAAATAATGCACAATCAACCGACCAATATCCCTTATATCATGCTTGGTACCGGCCTTTTGTGGTTTGGGTGGTTCGGATTTAATGCAGGATCGGCATTGGCAGCTGACGGATTGGCTACATCAGCCTTTGTGAATACCAATCTTGCATCGGCAACCGCTATGTTGACCTGGATTCTGGCTGACGGAGCATTGGGACACAAACGCTCTGCAGTTGGTGCGGCAGTTGGAGCTGTTGTTGGTCTGGTTGCTATTACTCCGGCTGCCGGATTTGTAACAGTAGGTCAGAGTATTTTTATCGGTTTTATTGCTTCTATGGTGAGTTACGTAGCCGTAAAACTGAAATCAAAAACCAATATCGACGACACGCTTGATGTATTTCCCTGTCACGGTATCGGTGGTATTGTGGGGATGATCCTGACCGGTGTTTTTGCAAAAGGGGTAGGATTGATTTATGGTGACTCTACTGTCTTTGTTCATCACCTGTTGGCGCTTGTAATCGTAAGTATTTTTACTTTTGGCGGTTCATATCTGCTCTATTTGATTACAGATAAAATCTTGCCGATGCGCGTTACTGAGGAGCAGGAGGAAAAAGGTCTCGACCTTACACAACATGGCGAAGAGGCTACTGATATGCGCTCTTATTGA
- the rpsF gene encoding 30S ribosomal protein S6, which produces MNHYETVFILTPVLSDVQMKEAVEKFKGILAAEGAEIVNEENWGLKKLAYPIQKKSTGFYQLIEFKASPATIAKLEVNYRRDERVIRFLTFKMDKFAAEYAAKRKSIKATKA; this is translated from the coding sequence ATGAACCATTACGAAACCGTTTTCATTTTGACTCCCGTTTTGTCTGATGTACAGATGAAGGAAGCGGTAGAAAAATTCAAAGGTATTCTGGCAGCTGAAGGCGCAGAAATCGTGAATGAAGAGAATTGGGGCTTGAAAAAACTGGCTTATCCAATTCAGAAAAAATCTACCGGTTTTTACCAATTGATCGAGTTTAAAGCTTCTCCGGCCACTATCGCTAAGTTAGAAGTTAACTATCGTCGCGACGAGCGCGTTATCCGTTTCCTTACTTTCAAAATGGATAAATTTGCCGCTGAGTATGCAGCTAAAAGAAAAAGTATTAAAGCAACTAAAGCGTAA
- a CDS encoding sensor histidine kinase: MRKSTIWLLIIVMVLTFVTLLALQIDYINEMVKMRKEQFNEAVMRSLYQVSKNLENEETKHYLEEDIIATAKTEHKYNFDELTDQYQKILNQDYRMAKSKNLTKPGVNPSTKQSAPRVYISSEHGVKSILKTSNELQEVLKGRYLYEKALLDDVILNILYKSGTKPLSERIEVKDLKDMLKSEFQNNGLNLLFEYEVIDNNKRVIYKSADVAMQREDEVYTQILFPNDTPLTLNLLKVYFPTKRSYIFNSVRFMIPSFIFTFVLLITFGFTIIVIFRQKRLSEMRNDFINNMTHEFKTPLSTISLAAQMLKDSAVAKNPTMFQHISGVITDETKRLSFQVEKVLQMSLFDRQKVVLKFKEVDMNNLIADVVDKFRLKVEKYGGTIECELQAVHSRVMADEMHITNVVFNLLDNAVKYSRPEDPLKLSVATWNDAGKLHISIMDNGIGIKKENLKKIFERFYRVHTGNLHDVKGFGLGLAYVKKIVDDHNGSIRAESEVNIGTKFIISLQITKN, from the coding sequence ATGAGAAAATCTACGATTTGGCTTTTAATCATTGTAATGGTATTGACTTTCGTTACGCTCCTCGCTCTTCAGATTGACTACATTAACGAGATGGTAAAGATGCGAAAAGAGCAGTTTAACGAAGCTGTGATGCGAAGCCTTTATCAAGTCTCTAAGAATCTGGAAAACGAAGAGACAAAACATTATCTGGAAGAAGATATAATCGCAACTGCTAAAACAGAGCATAAATATAATTTTGATGAACTAACAGACCAGTATCAGAAAATCCTGAATCAGGATTATCGGATGGCTAAGTCGAAAAACCTTACAAAGCCAGGTGTTAATCCTTCGACTAAACAAAGTGCTCCCAGAGTTTATATTTCTTCAGAGCATGGCGTGAAATCGATACTGAAGACTTCAAATGAATTGCAGGAGGTTCTGAAAGGACGATATTTGTATGAAAAGGCTCTTTTGGATGATGTGATTCTGAATATTTTGTACAAATCTGGTACAAAACCTCTGTCTGAGCGTATTGAGGTAAAGGACCTCAAAGATATGCTTAAATCTGAATTTCAGAATAATGGGCTGAATTTACTCTTTGAGTATGAGGTGATTGATAATAATAAGAGGGTAATATATAAGAGTGCAGATGTTGCAATGCAACGGGAAGATGAGGTTTATACTCAGATATTGTTTCCAAATGATACCCCGTTGACCTTGAATTTGCTGAAAGTCTATTTCCCGACTAAACGTAGTTATATCTTTAACTCCGTGAGGTTTATGATACCGTCTTTTATTTTTACTTTCGTCCTGTTGATAACGTTTGGATTTACCATTATTGTGATATTCAGGCAGAAGCGTTTGTCTGAGATGCGGAATGATTTTATTAATAATATGACCCATGAGTTTAAAACGCCACTGTCAACGATATCGTTGGCGGCGCAAATGTTGAAAGACTCAGCTGTAGCCAAAAATCCGACAATGTTTCAACATATTTCTGGTGTAATAACTGATGAAACAAAACGTTTAAGTTTTCAGGTTGAGAAAGTTCTGCAAATGTCGCTCTTTGATCGCCAGAAAGTGGTGTTGAAATTTAAAGAGGTTGATATGAATAACCTGATTGCTGATGTCGTTGATAAATTCAGATTGAAGGTTGAGAAATACGGCGGGACTATCGAATGTGAACTTCAGGCTGTGCATAGTCGGGTAATGGCTGATGAAATGCACATAACCAATGTGGTTTTTAATCTTCTGGATAATGCTGTAAAATACAGTAGGCCGGAAGATCCACTGAAATTAAGTGTTGCAACCTGGAATGATGCCGGTAAGTTACATATTTCAATTATGGACAATGGGATCGGTATTAAAAAGGAAAATCTGAAAAAAATATTCGAACGTTTTTACCGTGTCCATACCGGTAATTTGCACGATGTTAAAGGTTTTGGGCTTGGATTGGCTTATGTGAAGAAAATTGTTGATGATCATAACGGAAGTATTCGTGCTGAAAGCGAAGTTAACATTGGAACTAAATTCATTATTTCACTACAAATAACTAAAAACTGA
- a CDS encoding response regulator transcription factor, with product MEEKLHVLLCEDDENLGMLLREYLQAKGYNAELCPDGEAGYKAFMKGSYDICVFDVMMPKKDGFTLAQEIRATNSEVPIIFLTAKTLKEDILEGFKLGADDYITKPFSMEELILRIEAILRRIKGKKGKEVQNYRIGKFTFDTQKQILSIGTKSTKLTTKESDLLSLLCAHANEILERNFALKAIWVDDNYFNARSMDVYITKLRKHLKDDPEIEIINIHGKGYKLIAPEIEQS from the coding sequence ATGGAAGAAAAATTGCATGTCCTTCTTTGCGAAGATGACGAAAATCTAGGTATGTTGCTGAGAGAGTATCTCCAGGCAAAAGGTTATAACGCAGAACTTTGTCCGGATGGCGAAGCTGGTTATAAAGCTTTCATGAAAGGTAGCTATGACATTTGTGTATTTGATGTCATGATGCCTAAAAAAGATGGATTTACACTCGCTCAGGAAATCAGAGCTACCAACAGTGAAGTGCCCATTATTTTCCTTACAGCAAAAACATTAAAAGAAGATATTCTTGAAGGTTTCAAGCTTGGAGCTGACGATTATATCACTAAACCTTTCTCTATGGAAGAGTTGATCCTTCGTATCGAAGCTATCCTGCGTCGTATCAAAGGTAAAAAAGGAAAAGAAGTTCAAAATTACCGTATCGGTAAATTTACTTTCGATACCCAGAAACAAATTCTCTCTATTGGAACAAAATCAACCAAACTTACTACGAAAGAATCAGACTTGTTGAGCTTGTTATGCGCTCATGCAAATGAAATTCTGGAGCGTAATTTTGCTTTGAAAGCTATCTGGGTGGATGATAACTATTTCAATGCTCGTAGCATGGATGTTTACATCACAAAACTTCGTAAACACCTGAAAGATGATCCGGAAATTGAAATCATCAATATCCACGGTAAAGGATACAAATTGATAGCACCGGAAATCGAACAGTCTTAA
- the rplI gene encoding 50S ribosomal protein L9, with protein MQLILKEDVTNLGYKDDIVTVKDGYGRNYLIPQGKAIIATPSAIKMLEENLRQRAHKLAKIKADMQELAAKLDGVSLTIGAKASSTGKVFGSVNNIQIAEALAKLGFEVDRKVIIIKEAVKELGSFKATLKLHKEVSVEIPFEVVAE; from the coding sequence ATGCAATTAATATTAAAAGAAGACGTAACCAACCTGGGTTACAAAGACGATATCGTAACCGTTAAAGACGGATATGGCAGAAACTACCTGATTCCTCAGGGAAAAGCGATCATCGCTACACCTTCTGCAATCAAAATGTTGGAAGAAAACCTTAGACAGCGTGCTCACAAATTGGCTAAAATAAAAGCTGATATGCAAGAGTTGGCAGCTAAACTTGATGGTGTTTCTTTGACAATCGGTGCAAAAGCAAGCTCTACCGGTAAAGTATTCGGATCTGTAAACAACATTCAGATTGCTGAAGCTTTGGCTAAACTTGGTTTCGAAGTTGATCGTAAAGTGATCATCATTAAAGAAGCTGTTAAAGAGTTGGGTTCATTCAAAGCTACTTTGAAACTTCACAAAGAAGTTAGCGTTGAGATTCCTTTCGAAGTTGTTGCTGAGTAA
- a CDS encoding lysophospholipid acyltransferase family protein, with protein MRIVLFLYQWLVFLPVFIVVTVFTALTTIIGSFLFGNRFWGFYPARLWSIITCYLAFCPVKVEGRYNLMKSHSYIFVANHQGAFDIFLIYGFLNHNFRWIMKQELRSLPFVGAACASAGHIFVDRSNPKSIKESLENARKQLSGGLSVVVFPEGSRTQTGKIGRFKKGAFQLATDLNLPIVPISIDGPFRIMPRGAHTLRPMHLKLVIHEPISTDDLSVDDIPSLMEKCHSVISLGLK; from the coding sequence ATTCGAATTGTTCTCTTTCTGTATCAATGGCTTGTTTTTTTGCCGGTTTTTATCGTAGTGACAGTTTTTACGGCGCTAACGACTATCATCGGTTCTTTCTTGTTTGGGAACCGTTTTTGGGGATTTTACCCGGCTCGTTTGTGGTCTATAATAACCTGTTATCTGGCATTCTGCCCTGTAAAAGTTGAGGGCAGATATAATCTGATGAAGTCACACTCGTATATCTTTGTTGCGAATCACCAGGGGGCCTTTGATATTTTCCTGATCTATGGATTCTTAAATCATAACTTTCGATGGATTATGAAGCAGGAGTTGCGGAGTTTGCCTTTTGTTGGCGCAGCCTGTGCGTCTGCCGGACATATTTTTGTAGACCGGAGCAATCCCAAATCCATTAAGGAGAGTCTTGAAAATGCCCGGAAACAACTTTCCGGTGGGCTTTCTGTTGTTGTATTCCCGGAAGGAAGCCGTACTCAAACCGGAAAAATAGGCAGGTTTAAAAAAGGCGCATTTCAATTGGCAACAGATCTGAATCTGCCTATAGTGCCGATTTCAATAGATGGTCCTTTTCGTATTATGCCCAGAGGAGCACATACGTTGCGTCCGATGCATCTGAAACTGGTTATTCATGAGCCAATTTCAACGGACGATTTATCAGTTGATGATATTCCATCACTGATGGAAAAATGTCATAGCGTTATATCTTTAGGATTGAAGTAA